From a region of the Salinispira pacifica genome:
- a CDS encoding alpha/beta hydrolase has protein sequence MQPFKTPGNTRILDCSRPLFHKGGTGKPGVLLIHGFTGSPHDMGYLFERLTQEGYTVSVPRLPGHGTNGEDFQSCRWTDWYRSASEALLELRSELEGGSGKIMIAGLSMGGIIAALLAAQFKADDLILHAPGFLFTPGSGASWLWASKYFAPFISSLGAGAEERSAGMKNSKRRDHMGRPISGDRVILDNEYKNRSWIRQGNELMKMRRRAIRRLKDISCPVQIVVSRNDSTVHYSTGTFLKKRMSNALSVEVVELKDSEHIVVDDSEREIVADSLLGRLSRLHGTGTGRQRDEAAAGSHT, from the coding sequence ATGCAGCCCTTCAAGACCCCCGGAAACACCAGAATTCTCGACTGCTCCCGCCCCCTCTTTCACAAAGGCGGGACAGGGAAACCGGGCGTACTGCTCATTCACGGCTTTACCGGAAGCCCCCACGACATGGGCTATCTGTTTGAGCGGCTGACGCAGGAAGGGTACACGGTAAGCGTACCCCGTCTGCCGGGTCACGGCACCAACGGAGAGGACTTCCAAAGCTGCAGATGGACCGACTGGTACCGCAGTGCAAGCGAAGCCTTGCTGGAACTGCGCTCGGAGCTTGAAGGCGGATCCGGGAAAATCATGATCGCCGGCTTATCCATGGGAGGCATTATTGCCGCCTTGCTGGCTGCCCAGTTCAAGGCGGATGACCTGATCCTCCATGCCCCGGGCTTCCTGTTCACCCCGGGTTCCGGAGCATCCTGGCTCTGGGCGTCCAAATACTTTGCGCCCTTTATTTCATCCCTGGGCGCCGGGGCGGAAGAACGCAGCGCAGGGATGAAAAATTCCAAACGGAGAGACCACATGGGCAGGCCCATCAGCGGAGACAGAGTTATTCTGGACAATGAATACAAAAACCGTTCGTGGATCCGCCAAGGCAACGAACTGATGAAAATGCGCAGAAGGGCAATCCGCCGGCTGAAAGATATCAGCTGTCCGGTGCAGATCGTGGTTTCCAGAAACGACAGTACCGTCCATTACAGCACCGGAACCTTTCTGAAAAAGCGGATGTCCAATGCATTGTCGGTGGAAGTTGTCGAGCTGAAAGACAGCGAACACATCGTTGTGGACGACAGCGAGCGGGAAATTGTGGCCGACAGCCTCCTGGGGCGGCTGAGCCGATTGCACGGCACCGGAACCGGCAGGCAGCGGGATGAGGCGGCGGCCGGCTCGCACACATGA